The Saccharothrix variisporea genome has a segment encoding these proteins:
- a CDS encoding fibronectin type III domain-containing protein: MERRKVLVWVGGLVLVAGAVVVLRNESAPPPAREWGRFLDERVEHVADTQPLRRPADLTLTALDRTSLRATWTPTDGLAHGGFEVRWNGRTRLVLATETELTDLDANAEVTVEVRAVGPLGDRSEPAVAKAVPRLAHDPAWSDPLVQPIDHLDGPEALSPRRWRVVDGGGGDCLGLRPLNGRRLEVTCDTLDLQSNVPLRLGVPGPDGAVGRVVVTTDGPTAADGRVLVALVPEPFQDLGHLTKPYPPGSVVLTLARHGATFDFGEGLVPTTKVVPVIGTAPPPTPGVRHRWELRVLPDAVVALRDGQALATAPVAVPWPAAHPRLAFRDARGTRVDTFGVGGAPESPVPVSLVPLGTTLLAEDRDVPIGTVAPHRVEGANGVRVAARVARQGGSMAGLPITVEFGDRSAPAVAVPPAGAGPMVAEFVYADFPVPPPGKEIAVRLRAPEPFFVLDAHLVVSDGQATARRPLPRMTDRAAEAAEVPEPVVTVVHESGPDGAFPRGGKARVVVELDGAADEVAAVKGVEVDLDGQGVVVLPTNGSAGGRHEFLLDLDRVPTGSHRVEVRVLPVDERGRTRSAERPFEIRPL, translated from the coding sequence GTGGAGCGGCGCAAAGTCCTCGTCTGGGTCGGCGGGCTCGTGCTCGTGGCGGGTGCGGTGGTCGTGCTGCGCAACGAGTCCGCGCCACCGCCGGCGCGGGAGTGGGGCCGGTTCCTGGACGAGCGGGTGGAGCACGTCGCCGACACGCAACCGCTGCGCCGGCCCGCCGACCTCACCCTCACCGCGCTGGACCGGACCAGCCTGCGCGCCACGTGGACGCCGACCGACGGCCTGGCCCACGGCGGGTTCGAGGTGCGCTGGAACGGCCGCACCCGGCTGGTGCTCGCCACCGAGACCGAGCTGACCGACCTCGACGCGAACGCCGAGGTGACCGTCGAGGTGCGGGCGGTCGGGCCGCTCGGCGACCGTTCGGAGCCCGCGGTCGCCAAGGCCGTGCCGCGCCTGGCGCACGACCCGGCGTGGTCCGACCCGCTGGTGCAGCCGATCGACCACCTCGACGGCCCGGAGGCGCTGAGCCCGCGCCGCTGGCGGGTCGTCGACGGGGGCGGCGGCGACTGCCTGGGGTTGCGCCCGCTCAACGGTCGCCGGCTGGAGGTCACCTGCGACACCCTCGACCTGCAGTCGAACGTGCCGCTGCGGCTGGGTGTGCCCGGACCGGACGGCGCGGTGGGGCGGGTCGTCGTCACCACCGACGGGCCGACCGCGGCGGACGGTCGGGTGCTGGTGGCGCTGGTGCCCGAGCCGTTCCAGGACCTGGGGCACCTGACCAAGCCGTACCCACCGGGGTCGGTGGTGCTGACCCTGGCGCGGCACGGTGCGACGTTCGACTTCGGCGAGGGACTGGTCCCGACCACGAAGGTCGTCCCGGTCATCGGCACCGCCCCGCCGCCCACGCCGGGCGTCCGGCACCGGTGGGAGCTGCGGGTCCTGCCGGACGCGGTGGTGGCGCTGCGGGACGGGCAGGCGCTGGCGACCGCGCCGGTGGCGGTGCCGTGGCCGGCCGCGCACCCGCGGCTGGCGTTCCGGGACGCGCGCGGCACGCGGGTGGACACGTTCGGGGTGGGTGGCGCGCCGGAGAGCCCGGTGCCGGTGTCGCTGGTGCCGCTGGGCACGACGCTGCTCGCCGAGGACCGGGACGTGCCGATCGGCACCGTGGCGCCGCACCGGGTGGAGGGTGCGAACGGCGTCCGGGTGGCCGCGCGGGTGGCGCGGCAGGGCGGGAGCATGGCCGGCCTGCCGATCACGGTCGAGTTCGGGGACCGGTCCGCGCCCGCCGTCGCCGTTCCGCCCGCCGGCGCGGGGCCGATGGTCGCCGAGTTCGTGTACGCCGACTTCCCGGTGCCCCCGCCCGGCAAGGAGATCGCGGTCCGGCTGCGGGCGCCGGAGCCGTTCTTCGTGCTCGACGCCCACCTGGTGGTCTCCGACGGGCAGGCCACCGCCCGCCGGCCGCTGCCCCGGATGACCGACCGGGCCGCCGAGGCGGCGGAAGTGCCGGAGCCGGTGGTGACCGTGGTCCACGAGAGCGGACCGGACGGCGCGTTCCCGCGGGGCGGCAAGGCGCGGGTGGTGGTCGAGCTGGACGGGGCCGCGGACGAGGTGGCGGCGGTCAAGGGCGTCGAGGTGGACCTGGACGGGCAAGGGGTGGTGGTCCTGCCCACGAACGGCTCGGCGGGCGGGCGGCACGAGTTCCTGCTGGACCTCGACCGGGTACCGACCGGCAGCCACCGGGTGGAGGTCCGGGTACTCCCGGTGGACGAGCGGGGGCGGACCCGGTCGGCGGAGCGCCCGTTCGAGATCCGACCGCTGTAG